In Strigops habroptila isolate Jane chromosome 16, bStrHab1.2.pri, whole genome shotgun sequence, a genomic segment contains:
- the DNAJC16 gene encoding dnaJ homolog subfamily C member 16 isoform X2 — MEVGRAGLAWAAALLLAALGAQAAAGDFDPYRVLGVGRSSSQADIKKAYKRLAREWHPDKNKDPGAEDKFIQISKAYEILSNEEKRANFDRYGDAGESQGYSQHQHRQFHRFHEGFYFDESFFHFPFNSERRDTSDEKYLLHFSHYINEIVPDSFKKPYLIKITSDWCFSCIHIEPVWKEVAQELEALGAGIGVVHAGYERRLAHHLGAHSTPSLLGLINGKITFFHNAVVRENLRQFVENLLPGNLVEKITDKNYIRFLSNWKKENKPHVLLFDHMPVVPLLYKLTAFAYRDYLSFGYVYVGLQGTEELSSQYNINVYTPTIMIFKEHIDKPADVVQARDMKKQLIDDFLSQNKFLMVARLTNQRLFQELCPVKKSHRQRKHCVVLLTGEGEKFAEAYEAFLAFAVANTKDTLKFVHIYNDRQPDFADALLMDEEKYRGKSAVVILERRNNAGKVAYKTLEEAWQGSKEDNFILLDLLDQLRTDPNLLSSETVLADLNDELAPMFLIRWLYSTLDYLSDCWDSLFHSNWREMMPLLSLLFSALFILFGTVIVQAFSDSSDTRDSPPSEKEETAAKTEKNDASFSKESNRIPKKGFVEVTELTDINYNSNLVRLRPGHMNVVLILSNSTKTALLQKFALEVYTFTGSSSLHFSFLSLDKHREWLEYLLEFAQDAAPIPNQYDKHFLERDYTGYVLALNGHKKYFCLFKPHRSGDEGASPEDYNSSLHAEARGKSSCSPGSRSIKTKLHKLSFWMERLLEGSLQRFYIPSWPALD, encoded by the exons GCACCCTGACAAAAACAAGGACCCGGGAGCAGAGGACAAATTCATCCAGATCAGCAAGGCTTACGAG ATCCTCTCTAACGAGGAGAAGAGGGCAAACTTTGATCGCTATGGAGATGCTGGGGAAAGCCAGGGCTACTCTCAGCACCAGCATCGCCAGTTCCACCGCTTCCATGAAGGGTTCTATTTCGACGAGTCCTTCTTCCACTTCCCTTTCAATTCGGAGAGGCGCGACACCTCCGATGAGAAGTATCTGCTCCACTTTTCCCACTACATCAATGAAATCGTGCCGGATAGCTTCAAGAAACCTTACCTCATTAAAATCACCTCAGACTGGTGCTTCAGCTGCATCCACATCGAGCCCGTGTGGAAGGAAGTCGCTCAGGAATTGGAGGCACTGG GAGCAGGAATCGGGGTCGTTCACGCCGGGTACGAGAGGCGGCTCGCCCACCACCTGGGTGCACACAGCACCCCCTCCCTGCTGGGGCTCATCAACGGGAAAATCACCTTCTTCCACAACGCTGTGGTTCGGGAAAACCTGCGGCAGTTCGTGGAGAACCTCCTGCCTGGGAATCTTGTGGAAAAG ATTACAGATAAGAACTACATCCGCTTTCTCTCcaactggaagaaagaaaacaagccccACGTCCTTCTGTTTGATCACATGCCAGTTGTGCCATTATTGTACAAG CTGACTGCCTTTGCCTACCGAGATTACTTGTCCTTTGGTTATGTGTATGTCGGACTCCAAGGCACTGAAGAGTTGTCCAGTCAGTACAACATCAACGTCTACACCCCCACCATAATGATCTTCAAGGAGCACATCGACAAGCCCGCTGATGTTGTACAG GCACGAGACATGAAGAAGCAGCTCATTGATGACTTCCTTTCCCAGAATAAGTTCCTCATGGTGGCCAGGCTCACCAACCAGAGGCTGTTCCAGGAGCTGTGTCCCGTGAAGAAGTCTCACCGTCAGCGAAA GCACTGCGTGGTGCTACTTactggagaaggagagaagttTGCTGAGGCTTATGAAGCATTTTTGGCTTTTGCTGTGGCCAACACAAAAGACACACTGAAGTTTGTGCACATCTACAACGATCGGCAGCCGGACTTTGCGGATGCTTTGCTGATGGATGAGGAGAAGTATCGGGGAAAATCAGCC GTGGTCATTTTGGAGAGACGCAATAACGCGGGGAAGGTGGCCTATAAAACCCTGGAGGAGGCCTGGCAAGGCAGCAAAGAGGACAACTTCATCCTGCTGGATCTTCTGGACCAGCTGAGGACAGACCCCAACCTCCTCTCTTCAGAGACTGTCCTGGCAGACTTGAACGATGAGCTTGCTCCC ATGTTCCTTATCCGATGGCTCTACTCCACACTGGACTATCTCTCAGACTGCTGGGATAGTTTGTTCCACAGTAACTG GCGAGAAATGATGCCACTGCTGTCCTTGCTCTTCTCTGCACTCTTCATCCTCTTTGGCACTGTTATTGTTCAGGCTTTCAG CGATTCCAGCGACACAAGGGACTCTCCTCCctcagagaaagaggaaactgCAGCAAAGACTGAGAAGAACGATGCAAGCTTCAGCAAAGAGAGTAACAG GATTCCCAAAAAGGGCTTTGTGGAGGTGACGGAGCTGACGGACATCAACTACAACAGTAACTTGGTCCGTCTCAGGCCGGGTCACATGAATGTGGTCTTGATCCTGTCCAACTCGACCAAAACCGCCCTCCTTCAGAAGTTTGCCCTGGAGGTCTACACGTTCACAGG GAGCAGCTCTCTTCACTTCTCCTTCCTCAGCCTGGACAAGCACCGGGAGTGGCTGGAATACCTGCTGGAGTTCGCCCAGGATGCGGCCCCCATCCCAAACCAGTACGACAAGCATTTCCTGGAGCGCGACTACACGGGCTACGTCCTGGCTCTCAACGGCCACAAGAAATACTTCTGTCTCTTCAAGCCTCACAGATCGGGGGATGAGGGGGCGTCACCTGAGGATTACAATTCCTCACTCCATGCAGAAGCCAGAGGGAAATCCTCCTGCAGCCCGGGATCTAGAtccattaaaaccaaattacaCAAATTGTCCTTTTGGATGGAACGCCTCCTCGAGGGTTCCTTACAGAGGTTCTATATCCCCTCGTGGCCAGCACTAGACTGA
- the DNAJC16 gene encoding dnaJ homolog subfamily C member 16 isoform X1, which yields MEVGRAGLAWAAALLLAALGAQAAAGDFDPYRVLGVGRSSSQADIKKAYKRLAREWHPDKNKDPGAEDKFIQISKAYEILSNEEKRANFDRYGDAGESQGYSQHQHRQFHRFHEGFYFDESFFHFPFNSERRDTSDEKYLLHFSHYINEIVPDSFKKPYLIKITSDWCFSCIHIEPVWKEVAQELEALGAGIGVVHAGYERRLAHHLGAHSTPSLLGLINGKITFFHNAVVRENLRQFVENLLPGNLVEKITDKNYIRFLSNWKKENKPHVLLFDHMPVVPLLYKLTAFAYRDYLSFGYVYVGLQGTEELSSQYNINVYTPTIMIFKEHIDKPADVVQARDMKKQLIDDFLSQNKFLMVARLTNQRLFQELCPVKKSHRQRKHCVVLLTGEGEKFAEAYEAFLAFAVANTKDTLKFVHIYNDRQPDFADALLMDEEKYRGKSAVVILERRNNAGKVAYKTLEEAWQGSKEDNFILLDLLDQLRTDPNLLSSETVLADLNDELAPMFLIRWLYSTLDYLSDCWDSLFHSNWREMMPLLSLLFSALFILFGTVIVQAFSDSSDTRDSPPSEKEETAAKTEKNDASFSKESNSRIPKKGFVEVTELTDINYNSNLVRLRPGHMNVVLILSNSTKTALLQKFALEVYTFTGSSSLHFSFLSLDKHREWLEYLLEFAQDAAPIPNQYDKHFLERDYTGYVLALNGHKKYFCLFKPHRSGDEGASPEDYNSSLHAEARGKSSCSPGSRSIKTKLHKLSFWMERLLEGSLQRFYIPSWPALD from the exons GCACCCTGACAAAAACAAGGACCCGGGAGCAGAGGACAAATTCATCCAGATCAGCAAGGCTTACGAG ATCCTCTCTAACGAGGAGAAGAGGGCAAACTTTGATCGCTATGGAGATGCTGGGGAAAGCCAGGGCTACTCTCAGCACCAGCATCGCCAGTTCCACCGCTTCCATGAAGGGTTCTATTTCGACGAGTCCTTCTTCCACTTCCCTTTCAATTCGGAGAGGCGCGACACCTCCGATGAGAAGTATCTGCTCCACTTTTCCCACTACATCAATGAAATCGTGCCGGATAGCTTCAAGAAACCTTACCTCATTAAAATCACCTCAGACTGGTGCTTCAGCTGCATCCACATCGAGCCCGTGTGGAAGGAAGTCGCTCAGGAATTGGAGGCACTGG GAGCAGGAATCGGGGTCGTTCACGCCGGGTACGAGAGGCGGCTCGCCCACCACCTGGGTGCACACAGCACCCCCTCCCTGCTGGGGCTCATCAACGGGAAAATCACCTTCTTCCACAACGCTGTGGTTCGGGAAAACCTGCGGCAGTTCGTGGAGAACCTCCTGCCTGGGAATCTTGTGGAAAAG ATTACAGATAAGAACTACATCCGCTTTCTCTCcaactggaagaaagaaaacaagccccACGTCCTTCTGTTTGATCACATGCCAGTTGTGCCATTATTGTACAAG CTGACTGCCTTTGCCTACCGAGATTACTTGTCCTTTGGTTATGTGTATGTCGGACTCCAAGGCACTGAAGAGTTGTCCAGTCAGTACAACATCAACGTCTACACCCCCACCATAATGATCTTCAAGGAGCACATCGACAAGCCCGCTGATGTTGTACAG GCACGAGACATGAAGAAGCAGCTCATTGATGACTTCCTTTCCCAGAATAAGTTCCTCATGGTGGCCAGGCTCACCAACCAGAGGCTGTTCCAGGAGCTGTGTCCCGTGAAGAAGTCTCACCGTCAGCGAAA GCACTGCGTGGTGCTACTTactggagaaggagagaagttTGCTGAGGCTTATGAAGCATTTTTGGCTTTTGCTGTGGCCAACACAAAAGACACACTGAAGTTTGTGCACATCTACAACGATCGGCAGCCGGACTTTGCGGATGCTTTGCTGATGGATGAGGAGAAGTATCGGGGAAAATCAGCC GTGGTCATTTTGGAGAGACGCAATAACGCGGGGAAGGTGGCCTATAAAACCCTGGAGGAGGCCTGGCAAGGCAGCAAAGAGGACAACTTCATCCTGCTGGATCTTCTGGACCAGCTGAGGACAGACCCCAACCTCCTCTCTTCAGAGACTGTCCTGGCAGACTTGAACGATGAGCTTGCTCCC ATGTTCCTTATCCGATGGCTCTACTCCACACTGGACTATCTCTCAGACTGCTGGGATAGTTTGTTCCACAGTAACTG GCGAGAAATGATGCCACTGCTGTCCTTGCTCTTCTCTGCACTCTTCATCCTCTTTGGCACTGTTATTGTTCAGGCTTTCAG CGATTCCAGCGACACAAGGGACTCTCCTCCctcagagaaagaggaaactgCAGCAAAGACTGAGAAGAACGATGCAAGCTTCAGCAAAGAGAGTAACAG CAGGATTCCCAAAAAGGGCTTTGTGGAGGTGACGGAGCTGACGGACATCAACTACAACAGTAACTTGGTCCGTCTCAGGCCGGGTCACATGAATGTGGTCTTGATCCTGTCCAACTCGACCAAAACCGCCCTCCTTCAGAAGTTTGCCCTGGAGGTCTACACGTTCACAGG GAGCAGCTCTCTTCACTTCTCCTTCCTCAGCCTGGACAAGCACCGGGAGTGGCTGGAATACCTGCTGGAGTTCGCCCAGGATGCGGCCCCCATCCCAAACCAGTACGACAAGCATTTCCTGGAGCGCGACTACACGGGCTACGTCCTGGCTCTCAACGGCCACAAGAAATACTTCTGTCTCTTCAAGCCTCACAGATCGGGGGATGAGGGGGCGTCACCTGAGGATTACAATTCCTCACTCCATGCAGAAGCCAGAGGGAAATCCTCCTGCAGCCCGGGATCTAGAtccattaaaaccaaattacaCAAATTGTCCTTTTGGATGGAACGCCTCCTCGAGGGTTCCTTACAGAGGTTCTATATCCCCTCGTGGCCAGCACTAGACTGA
- the AGMAT gene encoding agmatinase, mitochondrial translates to MWGRGSCPWGRMRRLLRAGCSHLLPWAAAQELPVTAAVASSGSSPAVSMGLPRHPARWGSSFNVPPSAEAVARPVGICSMMKLPVQASAAGLDAAFVGVPLDTGTSNRPGARFGPRQIRAESSLLRRFNGSTGAAPFDSLHVADIGDVNVNPYNLPESCRLIRGSYQHIVGSGCVPLTLGGDHTITYPILQAMAERHGPVGLVHVDAHTDTADRALGERIYHGTPFRRCVEEGLLDCGRVIQIGIRGSSYDPDPYKYCREQGFRVVPAEECWMRSLAPLMAEVRQQMRDRPVYISFDIDGLDPAYAPGTGTPEVAGLTPAQALEIIRGCRGLNIVGCDLVEVAPMYDVSGNTALLGANLLFEMLCVLPGVKTM, encoded by the exons ATGTGGGGCAGAGGCTCTTGCCCGTGGGGCAGGATGAGGCGCCTGCTCcgggctggctgcagccacctcctgccctgGGCGGCCGCTCAGGAGCTGCCTGTGACCGCTGCAGTGGCCTCCTCTGGCTCCTCACCCGCTGTGTCCATGGGGCTCCCCCGGCACCCGGCCCGTTGGGGCTCAAGCTTCAACGTGCCCCCAAGCGCTGAGGCCGTGGCCCGGCCCGTGgggatctgctccatgatgaAACTGCCTGTCCAGGCGTCGGCAGCGGGGCTGGATGCGGCCTTTGTGGGCGTCCCGCTGGACACGGGCACGTCCAACCGCCCGGGAGCCAG GTTCGGCCCAAGGCAGATCCGGGCTGAGTCGTCGCTGCTGCGGAGGTTCAATGGCAGCACCGGGGCTGCCCCGTTCGACTCCCTGCACGTGGCGGACATCGGGGACGTGAACGTGAACCCCTACAACCTGCCCGAGAGCTGCCGCCTCATCCGTGGGTCCTACCAGCACATCGTGGGCTCCGGCTGCGTGCCCCTCACCCTGG GTGGGGATCACACCATTACATACCCCATCCTGCAGGCCATGGCAGAAAG GCACGGTCCCGTGGGGCTGGTGCACGTGGATGCTCACACCGACACCGCAGACAGAGCCCTGGGGGAGAGGATCTACCACGGGACTCCGTTCCGGCGCTGTGTGGAGGAAGGGCTGTTGGACTGTGGGCGCGTGATCCAGATCGGCATCCGGGGCTCCTCCTATGATCCCGATCCTTACAAGTACTGCCGGGAACAG gGGTTCAGGGTGGTCCCGGCTGAGGAGTGCTGGATGAGGTCCCTGGCGCCGCTGATGGCGGAGGTGCGGCAGCAGATGCGGGACCGGCCGGTCTACATCAGCTTCGACATCGACGGGCTGGACCCCGCGTACGCGCCGGGCACCGGGACGCCGGAGGTGGCCGGGCTCACGCCGGCGCAG gCTTTGGAGATCATTCGTGGCTGCAGAGGCCTGAACATAGTGGGTTGTGACCTTGTCGAAGTCGCACCCATGTACGACGTCTCCG GTAACACAGCCCTGCTGGGGGCAAATCTGCTCTTTGAGATGCTCTGTGTTCTCCCTGGGGTGAAGACGATGTGA